GTATCCTCAGTATCAATGTGGCTAGACGAAGCGTGATGTATGTTACCGGAAACAGATTGGGGAGCGACAGATACATGAAGGACCTCGTCTCCATGATGTTTGAAAACCAAAACGTCGCCGTCTTTGAATCCATGTTCGCCGGCGAACTTCTCCCAGCCGTCGGCGAGCCTGCCGCCATCCAGTTTCACTTTCCAAACTCTGTCCGACGCATCCGATATTAGAAACACTTTTGTGTGATTCCTTAAGAACTCAGCATCAAGAGTCTGGAAGcaataaaacaaaaggaaacacAGAGTTGTCGACGGTGACAAAGGCAGTATCTTAAAACGAAATATAAAAGATAGAAAGCATTACGAGAAGTGGTTTATCTCCTGTAAGAAACTAATgctcaaaggaaaagaaatttGGTGGATCCCCCATTGTGATGAAAAGTTTCACACAAATCTGAGTTGAAGATTTAGGGCAGAGAGTGAGTCAGATAAGAAAgcaataaaacagagaaaacagagcaatctcTTCTAATGTTCTCACTTCTTCCTAGTAAATGCTGACGTTACATTGTTTCTTTTAGTTACGTTACAAAAAAGGAATATCGAATTTATTGAAACCGGAAAAGGCTGATGTGAATATATCACATTGGTTAACGGGGAGTGTAGTTGTGTACTAGCCCATCATCTCGATTAATAATGGTGCTGTAACCAAACCCATCATCACCTATGTTGTTAAAGGCAGACTCTATAACCGAATAGGTTTTGACAACATGTGACCCCTTCTTGATAGCTTTGTACATCATCTTTTTGGTTGTGTCTGAAAGATTGATTTTGATTAGCCATCATTATATGAAATTGTAGGTGTTACTGAATCATtttattaaatactttttttttttttatgtcgctatttttaaaattttttaaaaatagaagcTTTTGGGCCTTTTTGTCAATAGAAAATTTTGGGCCTTAACTATTTGGGATGAGCCGCTGGCAAGACGGTTTATATTAGTAAGAAGAACTTGTTGTTTCAGCCAGAAGGTTACTGACTTTTGGGTTTTGAGTGTTGATTTTTTTACTGGGAAGCTAAAAGCTCCAATGATGACTCCTCTCGCTCGCTCGCTCGAGAGCTCGGTTTTAAGATCCTCAATCCAAGGAAAGGTTCTGAGCAAAAGCAAAATTTAATCGCACTTTCTTCTCGAAATGCGTCTTGAATCACCCGAGAAACGTGTTTCCTGAGCAAAGTTTACagctttcttttgatttctgtGCACATCATTACCAATActgaatttttcaaaagatttataaaatCTCAAATCACTCTTCTTCCCCAATGGAGGTTCAAGCTGAGATGGAGCCTAGCTCGTCCATTAGGTACTCTACTCTAGTCTCCTTTTTATCTCCTGCTCTGCTTCTTCAaatttgatcctttttttttcaattcgatTAGAAAAGTTTCTGATCGATTTAGGAcagaggggggggggggggaaacaATTACTGGTTTAATGGATTCGAGGTGCTGCTTAAAGTTATAAATTTAGAAACTTTGAAATGTGGTGGTTCTTCTTCAGGGGTAGATCTAGATCTCGAGATTTGTAGAGAATCAAAGTTATATATACAAAGATTTAAGTAAGTAAGTAAGCTTTATGTTTGTTCTATGATGCAGTTTAGTCGCAGCTGTTTCATATGGCATTGCTTCTATGGCAATGGTTTTTATCAACAAGGCTGTGATTATGCAGTATCCACATTCCATGACTGTTCTTACCCTCCAGGTACATTGCTCTACTTTTTTCAGTATTTGATATCTACTTAACTAGGATTACTCACTTCCTCAAAAATGCTGGTTATGAAATTGGTcccttttgcttttcttttggtttgtattaGCAATTGGCTACTTCTTTGCTTATACACTTTGGCAGACGAATGGGATACACAAGAGCCAAAGGAATCGATTTGGCCACTGCCAAAAAGCTACTCCCGGTTTCTATCTTCTACAATGCTAATGTTGCATTTGCTCTTGCAAGCTTGAAAGGAGTTAATATTCCAATGTATATCGCCATTAAGAGACTCACTCCACTCGCTGTTTTGATTGCCGGGGTTCTGTTTGGTAAAGGCAGACCAACAACTCAGGTATATATTACCactataatgtttttattaaaagGTTGATCCTTTTGTTCGTCATTTTTTCTAATGTTACAAGCTATGAATCTCTTGTTCAAATTTCAGGTTGCTCTATCTGTACTATTGACCGCTGCAGGTTGTGTAATTGCAGCTCTtggagatttttcttttgatcttttCGGGTATGGTTTGGCTTTAACCTCTGTCTTTTTCCAGGTTGGTTTCCATTGctcttttccttctctttcaaCAATCCCCCATTAACCaaatgataaaacaaatatttgtttcgtCGCTGCAGACCATGTACCTTGTGCTGGTTGAGAAGTCTGGTGCAGAAGACGGGCTTACATCGATCGAGATAATGTTTTATAACAGCTTCCTTTCTCTCCCATTTTTGTCCTTCCTCATCGTAGTTACCGGCGAATTCCCAAACTCTCTGTCGCTTTTACTTGCAAAGGTTAGAAACTTTTCATCACTCTAAGCTTGTGGCTTTTTTCAGAAACTATTTTCTTAAAAGGTCAAACTATTTCTTCTCTTGGACAGTGTTCTTATTTGCCGTTCTTGGTGATTCTCATTCTTTCACTGGTTATGGGCATTGTCCTCAACTTCACCATGTTTCTTTGCACCATTGTGAACTCTGCTTTAACAACAACTATCGTTGGTGTCCTCAAAGGCGTTGGTTCCACTGTAAGTATATACTCTCATTTTGCTCTGTTTCGAGATGAAAGTCTCTTCATTTCAAGTCTGGAGGCAATCAATTATTAAACTCTTACTTATTTTTGCTTCCTTTCTAATGTCCTAGACGCTCGGTTTTGTCCTCCTGGGTGGTGTTGAAGTACATGCTTTAAACGTCTCCGGTTTAGTGGTCAACACAGCTGGTGGTGTGTGGTACTCATATGCCAAGTACCGACAGAAAAAGGCTAAACCGGCTAAGCTAATGTCTGATTTGGAAGCTCACAAAAAATGAGAATCCGATTTGGTTTACTCTCATCATGTATCTCCTTGTCcaaaaagttataatttttgATACTTGTGgtgggtttggtttctttttggaAGGCAAAGTCGGGTTTATAGACTTTTGCCACTCAAACAAATGatgattagaaagaaaataaccaATGTATTAGATAGTTGAACCAGGATAGTTGAACCAGGAAAACCAGTTTAACGAGAAGCTTTCTACAATTACCAATAGCTTTAGTCTTCAGATCTGATCCTCTCGGTTGGATCCTAAAGCGAGAGATTTGAAAAGCcaattagtaatttaaattttgata
The sequence above is a segment of the Camelina sativa cultivar DH55 chromosome 10, Cs, whole genome shotgun sequence genome. Coding sequences within it:
- the LOC104717035 gene encoding putative UDP-sugar transporter DDB_G0278631, giving the protein MEVQAEMEPSSSISLVAAVSYGIASMAMVFINKAVIMQYPHSMTVLTLQQLATSLLIHFGRRMGYTRAKGIDLATAKKLLPVSIFYNANVAFALASLKGVNIPMYIAIKRLTPLAVLIAGVLFGKGRPTTQVALSVLLTAAGCVIAALGDFSFDLFGYGLALTSVFFQTMYLVLVEKSGAEDGLTSIEIMFYNSFLSLPFLSFLIVVTGEFPNSLSLLLAKCSYLPFLVILILSLVMGIVLNFTMFLCTIVNSALTTTIVGVLKGVGSTTLGFVLLGGVEVHALNVSGLVVNTAGGVWYSYAKYRQKKAKPAKLMSDLEAHKK